In the Advenella kashmirensis WT001 genome, one interval contains:
- the gshB gene encoding glutathione synthase — MHVLFIIDPLPSLKAYKDSSVAMMRALHKRGHVISVALQSDLYVELGRVKVRAQPIQLDMTADLHAHHWWAQPENAVETEVGHFDAVLMRKDPPFDMEYLYSTHLLETAQKQGARVFNSGSAIRNHPEKLAITEFSEFTAPTLITSTMSRLKAFHALHGDIIVKPLDGMGGTGIFRIMESDPNVNAILETLTVDQTQTIMAQKYIPEIVQGDKRILLIDGKPVPYALARIPLAGETRGNLAAGGRGVARKLSEHDLAIANRIGPILRERGLLLVGLDVIGDYVTEINVTSPTCFVEITEQTDFDVADHFAAALEKAAAV; from the coding sequence ATGCATGTACTTTTTATCATTGATCCGCTGCCTTCGCTGAAGGCATACAAGGACAGTTCGGTCGCGATGATGCGGGCCCTGCACAAGCGTGGCCATGTCATCAGCGTTGCGCTACAGTCTGACCTGTACGTAGAACTGGGTCGGGTAAAAGTACGTGCACAGCCAATACAGCTGGACATGACGGCGGATCTGCACGCTCACCATTGGTGGGCGCAGCCAGAGAACGCGGTTGAAACCGAGGTCGGCCACTTTGATGCGGTGCTCATGCGCAAGGACCCGCCGTTCGACATGGAATACCTGTATTCCACGCATTTGCTGGAAACAGCGCAAAAGCAGGGCGCACGGGTGTTCAATTCGGGTAGCGCCATACGTAATCACCCTGAAAAGCTGGCGATTACCGAATTCTCAGAATTTACGGCGCCCACGCTTATTACAAGCACTATGTCGCGTCTTAAGGCGTTTCATGCATTGCATGGCGATATTATCGTCAAGCCGCTGGACGGGATGGGCGGTACGGGTATTTTCCGAATCATGGAAAGCGACCCGAACGTCAACGCCATTCTGGAGACTCTGACGGTGGACCAGACGCAGACGATCATGGCGCAGAAATATATTCCCGAAATCGTGCAGGGCGATAAGCGCATTCTGCTGATTGACGGAAAGCCTGTTCCCTACGCATTGGCACGTATACCGCTGGCCGGTGAAACTCGCGGCAATCTGGCAGCAGGCGGACGTGGGGTTGCCCGCAAGCTGTCTGAGCACGATCTTGCCATTGCAAACCGAATTGGCCCTATACTGCGGGAACGCGGGCTGCTGCTGGTCGGTCTTGACGTGATTGGTGACTATGTCACCGAAATCAACGTGACCAGCCCGACCTGCTTTGTGGAAAT
- the infC gene encoding translation initiation factor IF-3 yields MSGDLNIATEKTNRINAEIRIPEVRLIGVDGEQLGIVKTVEALRLAEQEGVDLVEIAPNAEPPVCRIMDYGKFKYQEQKRQQEAKAKQKIIQVKEVKFRPATDEGDYQVKLRNLKRFIEDGDKAKVTLRFRGREMAHQELGMRVLERVRDDMAELVQVEAMPKLEGRQMVMVLAPKRKAVPAGKADDK; encoded by the coding sequence ATTTCAGGAGATCTTAACATCGCAACCGAAAAAACCAATCGTATCAACGCCGAAATCCGCATTCCGGAAGTCCGACTAATCGGCGTAGACGGCGAACAACTGGGTATTGTCAAAACAGTAGAAGCCTTGCGTCTGGCTGAGCAGGAAGGCGTCGATTTAGTTGAAATCGCACCGAACGCAGAACCGCCCGTATGCCGCATTATGGATTACGGCAAGTTCAAGTATCAGGAACAAAAGCGCCAGCAGGAAGCCAAGGCCAAGCAGAAAATTATTCAGGTCAAGGAAGTCAAGTTCCGCCCGGCGACCGATGAAGGCGACTATCAGGTCAAGCTGCGCAACCTGAAGCGTTTTATTGAGGACGGTGACAAGGCCAAGGTTACGCTGCGGTTCCGTGGTCGTGAAATGGCCCATCAGGAACTGGGTATGCGTGTTCTTGAACGGGTTCGTGATGATATGGCAGAGCTGGTACAGGTTGAAGCCATGCCCAAGCTGGAAGGTCGTCAGATGGTCATGGTTCTGGCGCCAAAGCGCAAGGCTGTGCCCGCCGGCAAGGCCGACGATAAATAA
- a CDS encoding OmpA family protein, with translation MPQLRLLRNALALLALTLLTACASMGGNDRSGLQISQDPRGVAIASKDSSLFLPGSATLQPESAPFFDRVSQLLRDRPERKALVDSVSDNTGSAEYNQELQEVRALSIMKALTSRGVDRSRLAYVTGSSASPTPGTMQPVNTAAQQSKIIILGASTADMNVNTIERFFDGISNLGKSLFN, from the coding sequence ATGCCTCAATTACGCCTGTTGCGCAACGCGCTTGCATTGCTTGCTCTCACGCTGCTTACCGCCTGCGCTTCAATGGGTGGCAATGACCGCAGCGGGCTGCAAATAAGCCAGGATCCGCGCGGCGTTGCCATTGCCTCCAAAGACAGCAGCCTGTTTTTGCCTGGTTCTGCCACGCTGCAGCCGGAATCAGCACCCTTTTTCGACCGCGTCAGCCAGCTGCTGCGCGATCGTCCGGAACGCAAAGCCCTGGTAGACAGCGTATCGGACAATACCGGCTCGGCTGAATACAACCAGGAACTGCAAGAAGTGCGCGCCCTGTCCATCATGAAGGCCCTGACGAGCCGCGGCGTTGATCGCTCGCGTCTGGCCTATGTCACAGGATCCTCGGCTTCGCCAACGCCCGGAACCATGCAACCGGTCAATACAGCGGCCCAGCAATCGAAGATCATCATACTGGGAGCCAGCACGGCAGACATGAACGTCAATACCATAGAACGCTTCTTCGACGGCATTTCCAATTTGGGTAAAAGCCTGTTCAATTGA
- a CDS encoding LON peptidase substrate-binding domain-containing protein, with protein sequence MSASQILPAESTQLPLLPLRDVVVFPHMVIPLFVGRHRSIRALELAMENDKQIMLVAQKSASKDEPGPDDMYEIGCVASILQMLKLPDGTVKVLVEGQQRARVENVIETESHFSAQILPIEQSDTRNSEIEALRRTIIAQFDQYVKLNKKIPPEILSSLNGIEEISRLADTISSHLPLKLEQKQKLLEELDASGRLEALLAQIETEIDILQVEKRIRGRVKKQMEKSQRDYYLNEQVKAIQKELGEGEEGADIEELEKKIEAAQLPKEARKKVDSELKKLKLMSPMSAEATVVRNYIDTVIGLPWKKKKPY encoded by the coding sequence ATGTCAGCGAGTCAGATTTTGCCGGCAGAATCAACACAATTGCCACTGTTGCCCCTTCGCGACGTGGTCGTGTTCCCACATATGGTCATTCCGCTATTTGTCGGCAGACACCGGTCCATTCGTGCGCTGGAGCTGGCGATGGAAAATGACAAGCAAATTATGCTTGTTGCGCAAAAATCGGCCAGTAAGGACGAGCCCGGCCCCGATGATATGTACGAGATCGGATGTGTGGCGTCAATTTTACAAATGCTCAAACTGCCCGACGGTACTGTCAAAGTACTGGTCGAGGGACAGCAGCGCGCGCGCGTAGAAAATGTGATCGAAACCGAGTCGCATTTCTCAGCCCAGATCCTGCCTATAGAGCAGAGTGACACGCGCAATTCGGAAATAGAGGCACTACGTCGCACCATCATTGCTCAGTTCGACCAGTACGTCAAACTGAACAAGAAAATTCCACCTGAAATCCTCAGTTCCCTCAATGGTATTGAAGAGATCAGTCGCCTTGCCGATACCATTTCTTCTCATTTACCGCTCAAGCTCGAACAGAAGCAGAAACTGCTCGAGGAGCTGGATGCCTCCGGTCGCCTTGAAGCATTGCTGGCGCAAATCGAAACTGAAATTGATATTCTCCAGGTTGAGAAACGCATTCGCGGACGTGTCAAAAAACAGATGGAAAAAAGCCAGCGCGATTACTATCTGAACGAGCAGGTCAAGGCAATTCAGAAGGAACTTGGCGAAGGCGAAGAGGGCGCGGATATTGAAGAGCTCGAGAAAAAAATCGAAGCTGCACAATTGCCCAAGGAAGCTCGCAAGAAAGTGGACAGTGAGCTTAAAAAACTCAAGCTCATGTCGCCGATGTCGGCCGAGGCAACGGTTGTACGCAACTATATCGACACGGTTATCGGGCTGCCCTGGAAGAAAAAAAAGCCGTATTAA